Below is a window of Humulus lupulus chromosome 2, drHumLupu1.1, whole genome shotgun sequence DNA.
ATTtacgaattcctttgatttaggaaatcagccagccatatgtattctgtgtcgacagaaaaggaaactgatgagtcagcaacgaaATCAGTCTCATCTGGCAAAAcaaacatggtcatttcttttgaccatgtttaTTTTCGACAACAACTTAATTCCAGAATagacataatccctgaaaataatctcaagatatttgcacaatatatttttaccaaaaattgattatttgagataaataaggtaacaaatatattcacacttaaagatcttttcacattacaaaaccAGCTGAAAATATTTCCAATAAaaccgaaaatcaatatggagatatgctactgatttttctttaaacaattaaaatattttgtctaaattaaagtttagccaaaaatggattttacaatctccccctttggcaacttgatagacaagAATATTTTAAGTGTTTATTTTGAAAATATCCTGCAAGATAAGACAGGTTAGAGCAAATAGCAAAAATAGCAAAATAGCAATGGATTGCTCCCCCTGCGAAAATGATCACAAATGTAACAAGGATAAAAAATTATAGcatgactccccctgcgaaaagCAATTCAAATGTAACTGATCAAAATGAAAAATGAACCACTAGTACTCCCCCTTTTTGTCTAGCAAGAAGCCAAAGGAGTGGCCCAAAAAACAAAAAGACACTAAGAAAGcgttcttttacaatttattaaaaaagaaaagagcAAAATAAAACTAAATGAACTCAGTTGGAAGGATCGGCTGCAAAGCGAGACACCATGGTTGAGAGATAACTCTTGAGGCTGATCacttctgtttgaacagattccagGGTGGCCTTGACACCAGCGTGTTCAGCAGCAACAGAATCAGCATCGCCAGTCTTGAGAGCAATTCCTTTAGTTGCTTTGACAGTTGAAGGTTCCTTCTTGAGTTTGTAGTTTGCTCCGGCACTAGAAGGAGTCAAGATCTCATATTCCAAGAGAAGATGCTTTTGAGAATCAAGCAACTTGTAGATCAAATGGGGAAACACCAAATATTGACCTTTTTTTTTGGCATTTTCTAAGGCAGTGATCTGATCAAAAATGAGAGAGGCAAGATCAACTTGGAGACCAGTTCCGACTTTGTTCAGAAAGAAGGCCGTGTCAAAGGTAATGGTGGAGGTATGAGTAGTGGGAATCCAATTGGAGGTGGCAAATTTGTGAAGCACAGCATAGTAATAAGTAAGATCAGTTACTTTGAGAACTGAGTGAGGTTCCCAAACCATATTTTGTCCCACCAACTCCAAAAGCACCTTATCTTTGTTAAACTCCACGGCAACATTATCAACAGAAAGAGGCAAATTAAGAACCTTGGCAATTTCAGCAGCATTGAACAAATACCGATTCTCTCGGACATAAACTTGTCCAAACATAAAATACTTcctatcaaacaaatcatcattgAGATTGGCATAGAATTCTTGAACAACTCTAGGAACAAAACCATCCAGCCCGGTTAAAGAACCTAACCACCCCCGATCCTCAACATTTTTTATGACTCCAAACACTCTATGGGCCGAGAATGAAATTTTTTTCTCACAGATAAAATCACGATGCACATAgtgcttcatatttttctcattgtcaTTGAAACAAAAATTTAGAGAgtgagccttaaaggaagaacctAGAGAGACTTTGGGACCCAAAGGAGACTTGGTGCGAATCTCAGGAATTTTCACTGATTTCTTGCCCTTTGGTGAAACAGGAGGGTCCTCTGATGGGTCAGATTCGTCTTCAAAGCCAACATTTTCCTCAAGAGAGGGGTCGTCTTCAAGGGGATCTTCATCAGAGGGAACACAATATGAAGAAGGGTCAGTTTCAGAAGAAGAACAAGGTGGAGGAATTTTCTTTACCTTTGACCTAAACTTGGAACGAGGAGTGGAACCCACGGGAGATGAAGCCTTTGGTGAGGAATCAGACGGATCAGTCCCTTTGGAACAAGGAGATTTTCGAAAAGAAGAGACCTGGAACCAACCCTTGCTTTTCTTCTAGGGAGCAAGCACATCAGGTGACTCTGAGGAATCAGAATGGGCTTTGGCAGGATCACGACCATGATCAGAGACATCCTCTGATGGAGATGCTCAGCCCCTTTTGGAAGACCCTGGGACAGAGGCGAGCGGAGCCGCCGATGTAGGGAGTTCAGTCGGAACTTTGGGGGCTTCAAGGTCCGGAATGACCACGGCTTTGCTCGTGGTGATGGAACCATCAATGTGGATGGGATGAGACAAAGTACTCTTCCGAGCTTTCTTCTTGGTGAGGGATGGAGATGCAGTCAATGAACCAGCCACTGACTTGACAGACCGAGAGCCATTTCCTCTGGTTCTCACCATTGTTGCACGAGAATGAGAGAAAAACTGCCAAGGGAAAACAAagaaccaaaaagaagaagaatggagACAGTTGAAGTATTGGGCCCAAGGAAATCCGAATATAAAGACAGAAAAAGGTAGGGATTTGATCTTTAATTCCTTTATTTGACAATTAAAAAGGATAAACACTTTTGGAAAGAACACACCAAATATCTCAATAATAACTGCCAACAATAGTGCACGACACAAATTGGGAAACAAGCCAAAAATGGAAACTTTTGATCTTAATAAAATATGAGATAAGGACAAAAGCAATCAAGATACAACATACCCTTTTTGACACACATAGATTTGATTTCCCTCAAaaagaaatatattattatataattatatatatatattattatttttttatatatattttttttattatattatattaagtaGAAGAATCGAATGTACCAAAAAAAATATCCCATTTTGATTAGTGCCCAATGTCTTCGTGCCCTTGCATGTGGAGAAAGAaacaatcattatatcaaaacacatttttactataaggtttagaaaatacatttaatataaatcatgcttttatttttcaaaataagatATCACAAAACATTTATTccaatcacaaaaaatatttcaCTCAAATCAATCAGTGTGTATGAGACTTACAAATTTTGCCCAACAGTGTAtctcaagcatttgtgtgtgattgtgaaagtagagatcattgccctgtatggcaatttttagcctttttcagggACATTGCCCTATGTGGCAATTGTTAGCCTTTTTCTCGATGAGTAAccaaattagacgctttcacactacactgaaGGCTTGTTTTTAacagtggtagagtatcttctacataattgttagttacatagttccaacttactcaaggtTAAGAAATTTACACAacagtgtaggtagctctattctaagatggagcTTGAAATACTTTTCGAGGAACAAAAGATCACACACAAAAACACAGATTGAATTGAAGAAATATTAATTGGAGGGACTATTTgttttttgaattttattttaaagaaaaatagcatgaaatatattaactataatttctaacctaaagtaaaaatatattttgacaaaATGATTGAGACTTTTTCGGTGAGCAAGGACAAGGAGACATCACACAACTTTTTCAAGCACAGGGATAAGGTACAACACAAACCCATTTAATTGGggcaaacccccaaggatttcctgagggaatcaaacctgcctgtatcaagggcttttgtaaaaatatctacaATCTATTTGtcagtctcaatatattctaagatcaaatttttattttcaacaagttccctaataaaatgatgacgaatgtcaatgtgtttagtgcgagagtgttggacaagattttttgagatattaatagcactagtgttatcacagaaaatagtcaaagttttaagatcaaacccataatctgtcATCATTTTTTTCATCCACAACAATTGCGCACAACAGCTTCCTGCAGCTATGTACTCGGCCTCAGCAGTAGACAGAGAGATagaattttgtttcttgctatgccAGGAAACCAGATTGTTTCCCAGATAAAAACATCCCCCACTTGTACTCTTTCGGTCATCTGCAtttcctgcccaatcagcatcactaaagcaaacaaggttagagtttgtttcctttgagtaccAAATTCCATATTCCTGAGTACCATTTACATAACAGATGATTCGCTTTGCAGCTGTCACATGTGATTCCATAGGATCTCCTTGATATCGAGCACATACCCCCACACTGTAGCTTATATCAGGACAGCTGGCTGTGAGATACAGaagacttccaatcatgcttCTGTACAAGGTTGGATCAACTTTAACACCACTTTCATCCTTGGTTAGTTTGACTatggttcccattggtgttttggcgtgTTTGGCAGACTCCATCCCAAATTTCTTGACCAGAttttttgcatacttactttgagaGATAAAAGTTCCATCTTCTGACTGTTTGACTTGCAAACCTAGAAAATAGGTTAACTCACCTACCATACTCATTTCAAACTCATTCGTCATTTGTTTGACAAATTCCTACACTAAAGTGTTAGAAGTAGAGccaaaaacaatatcatcaacatagatttgagcaATGACAATATCAGAATAAACATTTTTGATGAAAATAGTTTTATCTACTCCTCCTCTTTTATACCCATTTGAAACAAGGAATTgagtcaatctttcataccaagctctaggagcctgTTTCAGACCATAGAGAGCCtttttaagttgaaaaacatgattaggattatgtggatcttcaaatccttttggttgttcaacaaatgcttcctcattcaaatttccatttaaaaatgcagatttgacatccatttgaaaaAGTTTGAATCCAACAACACAGGAAACAACCAATAGCAATCTTATTGACTCAAGTCTTGCGACAGGggcaaaagtttcatcaaaatcaactccttcaatttgagtatacccctgagcaactagcctagctttatttcttattattgtaccaaattcatcagttttatttttgaaaatccatttggtaccaataacatttgtatgatttggcctaggaacaagagtccataCCTTATTTCTTGTGAATTGTTCCAATTCTTCTTACATTGCTTTTATCCATGACTCATCATTCagggcttctttcacattttttggttcaaagcTGGATGTAAAACAAACGAATTGAACCAAATTCACATACCTTTTTCTTGTTACCATGCTTTCTTCAATATCACCAAGAATGAGATCTGAAGgatgattattttttattatggTAAAAGGTTCTCTCTGTATTGAATCTGTGATGATTTCTGGCCTTTCCTTTGTTGATCGATCGGACGATGTTGGAACAGATTCAGCTTCTGTTGTAACAGATTCAGTATGAGAGGGCACAACATCATCTTTTTTCACCGTAGGAGATTCTGTCTGAGAGGTTTCTGCAATAAACTtgtcaatttcttcttcattggaatattcagaaaaatcttttaaatcatcaacaacaacattggaTGATTCCATTACAGCTTGAGTTCTCATGTTAAAAACACGATAAGCTCTACTATTCATAGAATATCCAAGAAACACTCctatatcactttttgaatcaaattttccaatattctcacgatCTCTGAGAATATAGCATATGCaaccaaaaacatgaaaataacttacattgggctttttacctttccaaatttcgtaGGGAGTTTTGAAAGTACCTGGCCTAAGAAAAACTCGATTGATTGTGTAGCAAGCAGTGAATATTGCTTCTGCCCACAATCGTTTAGAGAGTTTTTTACTGTTTAGCATTACTCTGGCCATCTCCTGCAaggttctattttttctctcaacaACCTCATTTTGTTCTGGAGTCTTGGGAGCTGAGAACTCATGAGAGATTCCTAGAGATTTACAGAAATCATCATAAAAaatattctcaaattctttaccatgatcacttctaattctcacaatcttgcctatattgcaatctttttcaactctcaatttAATGCACAGATTTTTGAAAGCATCAAACATGTCTGATTTTTCCCTTAAGAAGTCAACCCAAGTAAAACgtgaaaaatcatcaacacacacaaagaTATACCTTTTTCCATGATACTTTCAACTTGAAtgggacccataagatccatgcgcaaaagttcaagaacttttgaagtattgATTCCCGTGACAGTTGTGTGGGagttttttaattgtttcccCAACTGACACGGTTCACATTTACCTGCAGATTCATTACCCAACTTGGGTAAACCACAAACTAATCCTGCACTTgcaatttttttcaaacttttgaaatttatatgacccagTTTCTCATGCCATAAATCAGTGGTATTACTTATAGCAGAGTGACATGTGAGAGATGGAGAAAGAGTATAGCAATTATCAATGGATCTATATCCTTTCAATACACTCACGCCATTTTGATCAACATCATTGCAATCATAACGAGAAAAATTTACAGTgaagccttgatcacaaatttgacttatactaattaaatTAGCCTTAAGTCCTTCAACAAGTAAAACATTTCTCAATTTTGGTAAACCATCAAGACTCAGAGTACCTTTTCCAAGAATATTACCTGACATACCATCACCAAAGGTTACTCCACCACATTTCATAGATTTGAAATTGGTGAGTATATTtgcatcacctgtcatatgtctagagcatccactatcaaaataccaagaattagaagcacgagatttatgacaaagtaaaagcagcaagacaagtttttcttgttttttcaaCCCAAACATATTTTGAAGGTTTTCTcacaacatgttttgttttactataatgatttaaataattgtttttgaaaacattcatcatagtaaaacatctGGGTCGGATGTGTCCTTTCATTCCACAGAAATGACATATTGGAATGAATCGATCTGTGTTGGGTCTTTTGAGAAAATTGCTCTGTTTAACAGATGTGGAAACAGATTTGCTTTTTTTTGAATCAACTGTGTGAGATGTACCTGCAGAAAAGTTAGCGGATGCAACAGAATGTATTCCAGATTTCACAAAAATGGTTTTTCCTTTTGATTTAAAACCATCAGATCCCAATCCAGAAAAATTACCAGCTTTTTGACCTGCATCAATAACATCATCCAAAATCCTGgaatttggattaagcattttaacacctTTAATCATGTGATTAATTTCATGTGCCAATCgcttaatttcacaatcttttgcaATAATTTTTTCTTCAAGATTGTTCACAATGTTTACAAGATCATCATTCTTTTCCTATAAGAATTTATTATTGCTTGCCATTAACCGATTATCAGAACAAACCcttaaccattgatcatacatatctttgtatgattctttcagaGAATCCTCGTCTAGATCAGACTCACTAGATTCACAATCAGAATTATCTTCCTGTACAGTATTGTTTAGACAAACAACCCTTTTATTATCCTGCAAATTTAGTGTTAATGCAGAaacaacagaggttaaggcaagatTCAAGTtatcttcctcatcactactttcagagtcctgatcactccaagtagctgccattacctttttatttttcttcagtgtgttagcacattcagattgaatgtgaccaaatccttcacattccctgcattgcaCGCCTCTTTTATTGTTATTGTCAAAAGGTCTAGAAAATTGATtacctttggaagatttgaacaaggattttttgttaccaatctttttcatgtatttttgaaaatttttggtcaacaaaGCCATTTCGTCTTCACCATCATTTTCTTCAGAATCTTTtattttggatgatttgagagcAACTGATTTTTCTTTGGGAGCAATTGGATTTTCCTTTTGGCGAATTTGTTGATTGAGTTCAAACGTTCGCAATGAAcccatcaattcctcaactttcaTTGTGTCGATATCTTTGGCTTCTTCAATTGCTGTGAGCTTtgtttgaaacctgtcaggaagtaCTCTAACCATTTTTCGAACTAACACattattttctaatttttctCCCAAAGAAAAATATTCATTAGCTATATCAGACAATCTTTCATAGAATTCTGTGAGAGACTCAGTCTCTGTCATTCTGAGATTTTCAAATCTTGCAGTTAACATAACGAGCCTAGAACGTtttacatcagcagttccttcaaattgagtttgaaggatttcccaagcttctttggcagattcacacgaagatattaattttatgtaaccttcaccaacgccattaaagatagcatgcaaAGCTTTGTTGTTATAATTGGAtaatttatcttcagcatcagtccagttaatttcaaattttacctTTGTGACATCATCAGATTCAGACGGGGGTGTCCAACTggttaagattgatctccatGCCTTTTCTTCTTGTGATTTAATAAAGTCTCTCATCctaaccttccaataaggatagttggAATCATTCAACAAAGGAGGacgagttatagatccaccttctgcaaagaaagacatttcacaagacACAAAACAAACGAAAAAATacaagatcgcactaagagtttagtaacccgctctgataccaattgaaattccgtttttagtaattaccagattaattaaacaattaattaattaaaatgcagAATGGTAATTAGTTGTTTACATAGAAAAcggttctgtcgggacagaatccgaacttgtcacgacagaactgaacaTAAAAATtagacagtgcaaaaattaaagaacacagcgaatttttacaaggttcagaaaccctttcgaatATCCTACTCcttgaggccacgcccagagaataaaccaattagtaaagaaacaaagtgtacaaaagcattgacttaaacaatgtaagactccctcttaaactattgccgcaatcttgttgtactcttctctacgaatctggtttgatgaaacgctgattctcttgaactcccttcaaagaacagcgagtgcacacttcctcccgaagtgagacttagatcgaatcctctcccgaagatccttatgaacacgatcacaatagacactatctgattacaatggactagatagatatccacaagtacactcagcacacttacaaagattaaggtgaacaaacttaatctctacaaataaacacactcttcaaaatagcataacgtttacaaatattcaaaatggaagaggtgaaaaatccaaaggccttggcaaggtatttataggcagggaaatTGTCCA
It encodes the following:
- the LOC133814503 gene encoding uncharacterized protein LOC133814503, which encodes MTNEFEMSMVGELTYFLGLQVKQSEDGTFISQSKYAKNLVKKFGMESAKHAKTPMGTIVKLTKDESGVKVDPTLYRSMIGSLLYLTASCPDISYSVGVCARYQGDPMESHVTAAKRIICYVNGNADDRKSTSGGCFYLGNNLFFSHSRATMVRTRGNGSRSVKSVAGSLTASPSLTKKKARKSTLSHPIHIDGSITTSKAVVIPDLEAPKVPTELPTSAAPLASKKSKGWFQVSSFRKSPCSKGTDPSDSSPKASSPVGSTPRSKFRSKVKKIPPPCSSSETDPSSYCVPSDEDPLEDDPSLEENVGFEDESDPSEDPPVSPKGKKSVKIPEIRTKSPLGPKVSLGSSFKAHSLNFCFNDNEKNMKHYVHRDFICEKKISFSAHRVFGVIKNVEDRGWLGSLTGLDGFVPRVVQEFYANLNDDLFDRKYFMFGQVYVRENRYLFNAAEIAKVLNLPLSVDNVAVEFNKDKVLLELVGQNMVWEPHSVLKVTDLTYYYAVLHKFATSNWIPTTHTSTITFDTAFFLNKVGTGLQVDLASLIFDQITALENAKKKGQYLVFPHLIYKLLDSQKHLLLEYEILTPSSAGANYKLKKEPSTVKATKGIALKTGDADSVAAEHAGVKATLESVQTEVISLKSYLSTMVSRFAADPSN